The stretch of DNA ATAGAAGCTTTGGATCATCAGGATCGGCTCGATCGCCGGATGGGCCTTCAGCGCAGGCAGGACGCCGTCGTCGCTGCTGCCGTCGAGCCCGGCATCGGCGAGCAAAACCGCCGCGCCACGCTCGGCGAACTCGCGGGCCGCCTCGCGCACGCCGTTGCCGGCCGCGTCGGAGGTCGCGAGCGCCAGTAGCGGGAAGCCGTCCTCGACCAACTGCATCGGGCCGTGGCGGACTTCGGCCGAACTGAACGATTCGGCGTGCAGCGCGCAGGTTTCCTTCATCTTCAGCGCTGCCTCGTTGGCGATGCCGAAGCCCACGCCGCGCGCGATCACGAACAGATTGGTCGCGGTCCGCAGCGGCGCGACGGCGTCCGACCAGTCGAGTGCCCAGGCGCGGCCGAGATCGGCGGGGAGCGCTGCGACCGCACTACGCAGCACGTCGTCGTCGGCCCATTCGGCGGTCAATGCGGCGAAGGCGGCGAGCGAGCAGATATAGGATTTGGTCGCCGCGACCGACTTTTCCGGTCCGGCGCACAGCGGGATGAGCGTATCGGCGGTTTCGGCGAGCGGCGAAGTCTCGTCGTTCACGAACGCGACGACATGCGCGCCGGCGGCCTTCTGCGCGGCGACCGCGGCGAGCAGGTCGGGGCTGCGACCGCTCTGCGATACCGCGATGCACAGCGTGTTCCGCGCGCCGAGCGGTGCGTCATAGATCGACACGACCGAGGGCGCGGCGGCGGCGACCGGGATGCCGGTCTTCGTCCAGATCAGGTATTTGCCGTAGACCGCCGAGTGATCCGACGAGCCGCGCGCGCAGGTCACGACGACCGCGGGCGGTGCGGCGCGAAGGCGTGCACCGAGCGCCGCGAACGCCGCCGCGTTGGTAGCGAGCATACGCGCGACCGCTTCGGACGATTCCGCAGCCTCACGGAACATCAGCGTTGCCGCTTCCGCAATCGGCGGGGGTGTGATCGGAGGCGGGGAGGCTTCGTGCATAGCGGCTCGCTTCGATTGGCGTTCGGCGAGGAGCGAGAGGCCCCCCGACCCAGACCGGTTTGAGTAAGTTATGGATTGGTATTATTCAAGCGCTGGATGTCCGGCTACCATGTTCGCCAGTCGCTCTACCGCGTCGCGATCTGTCGCTGACCGTCCAGCCGATGTGAAACCGAAGCGTAGTTCGGCCGGATCGGCGGGGGTCGTTATGGGCGCGCGACAGGAGGCGTGGACTTCGCGGACACCGGTGACGAGTATCGCGGGCAGCGTTTCCGGGGAGACGCCGCTGCCTGCGAGCACGATGATCCGACCGGCGGCTTGTCGGTGCAGTGCCGCCAGCATCTTCACTCCGTCGATCGCCTTGGGTGTGCCGCCCGAGGTCAAAATTCGGTCGAAGCCGAGCGTGACGGCGGACTCGAGCGCGTCGGGCATGTCGCGGCACAGGTCGAAGACGCGGTGTAGCGTCAGCGATAGCGGACGTCCGCGAGCATCGCCCAGCGACTTGGCGTGCGCGGCCCAGCCGGCGAGGGCGGGCAGGTCGAGACGGTGGTCGGCATCGAGCGCACCGATGACGATTCCCGCCAATCCGGCGTCGGCCGCGGTGCGGATGTCGTCGGCGATCAGCGCTTGCTCACGCGTCGTATAGACGAAGCCGCCTTCGCGTGGCCGCGCCAGGAGGTGGACGGGCACGCCCGAAGCGTCCGACGCCGACGCCGCGACCCGGATCAGGGACGCGGGCGGCGTGAGTCCGCCGACCGCCAGCGCCGCGCACAGTTCGATGCGATCCGCACCGCCGGCGATCGCCGCGTCGACACCTTGGAGGTCCTCGACGCAGACTTCGAGGATCGGTCGTGCGCCGCGCGCCATGTCTTCCGGACCGCTCACGCCTGGAACAGCGACCGCGCCTTCAGCACCGTCGTCTTGCCGCGCGCGTCGGTGACCGCATAGGTGAAGCCGGGCAACAGGCAGAACGCGCCGACATTCCCCTTGGTATCCAGCGCGAGGAAGCCAACCTGCACGCCGCGGATCGCATCGCCGCGCAACTTGGCGATGTGGCGAACGACTTCCTCACAGGCCTGTTGCGGCGTCGATCCGCCGCGCATCGACGCTACGACGCGCGCCGAGCCTGCGACGCGGGTCACTTCTTCGCCGAGCCCGGTCGAGGTGGCACCGCCGACACCCGCCTCGACGTACAGCCCCGATCCGACCTGGGGCGAATCGCCGACGCGGCCGCGCATCTTGAACGCCATGCCCGACGTCGTGCAGGCGCCGGCCATCCGCCCGTCGGCGGTGCGTGCGAGCAGACCGATGGTATCGTGGTCGAGCGCACCGCCCGGCGTGCGGGTGATGCGGTTTTCGCTATTGGCTTCGGGTTGGTATTTCGCGGTCTTGAGCCAGTCGCGCCATGCCTTTTCCGATTCCGGGGTCAGCAGCGATTGTTGCGGGAAGCCCTGGTCGCGCGCGAACCGTGTCGCGCCTTCGCCGACGAGGAAGGTGTGCGGCGTCCGCTCCATCACGCGGCGCGCGACGGAAATCGCATGCATCGTGTTCTCCAGCGCGGCAACGGCGCCGACTCCGCCGACATCGTCCATGATGACCGCGTCGAGCGTGACGTGGCCGTCGCGGTCGGGATAGCCGGAATAGCCGACGCTATGATTGGTAGGGTCGGCTTCGGGTACCATCGCGCCGGCCTCGACCGCGTCGATCAAGGATCCGCCCTTGGCGAGTTGCGCGAAGGCCACCGCGTTGGCGGCGGCGCCGAAGTCCCATGTCGACAGGACCATCGCACCGGTCGCCGAAGCGTCCGTGGCTGCGCCCGATCGGGCATGCGCTCGATTCGTTACGAATGGTATCATGCCCAGGCCGCCCAAGCCGGCGAGCAACGACCGTCGCGTGTTCTCCATCAGATCCCCCTTGCGTTCTTGTACGCACGCTATCGCAAGGAGATGGCGACCGCCAGTAGTGACGCCGATTTGCAACATTCCGACGCAAATGTTCTAGACCGGTATTGCTTCGGCATTGACTGACGGCGCGTTTTGACCAAACCAGTACGGGCAACCGGTATAGCGCTATCACGCAACCGAGCTTTTTTAGGGGTAGGTATGAACTTCGGCCATTCTGTTTCGCGGATCGCGCTCGTCGGATCTCTCGTGTTTTCCGCTACCACGGCGTTCGCACAGGATGTGCCCGCGCAGGCCGTGACGCCCGCCCAGGCTGCCGCGAGCACGCCCGCGGAAGCCAAGGTCGAGGCGGATGCGACCACCGCAACCACCGCTGTCGATCGCAACACGCCGACGGACGACACGATCGTCGTCACCGGATCGCGCATCCAGCGTCCGAACATGACGTCGGCCGCGCCGATCACCTCGGTCACCGCGCAGGACATTCGCGCGCAGGCTGCGGTCAATGTCGAGGACGTGCTGAACCGCCTTCCGCAGATCGCGCCGGACAGCCAGCAGACCTATAACGACTCCGACGGCCGCCAGCGCATCAAGCTGCGCAGCCTCGGGTTCGAGCGCACGCTGGTCCTGATCGACGGCAAGCGCCTCGGCACGCAGAACGGCCAGGACGTCGGCATCATCCCGCCGTCGCTGCTCGAGCGGGTCGACGTGCTGACCGGCGGCGCATCGTCGGTCTACGGCTCGGACGCAGTCGCGGGCGTCGTCAACTTCGTCCTGAAGAAGGATTTCGAAGGCGTTCAGATCGACGGCAACTACAATTTCTACAACCATAACAACAAGGACACGGTGGTGTCCTCGCTGGCACGCGCGTCGGGCTTCAACAGCCCGCGCGGCCTGACCAACGACGGCGGTCGTGCCGACGTGACGGTGACCGCGGGCAAGAAGCTGTTCGACGGCGCGCTGCGGATCAACGGCTTCGTCAACTACAAGCACACCGATCCGGTGCTGTTGTCGGAGCGCTCGAACTCGGGCTGCTACCTGACGCAAACGACGCTGAACGCGCCGCTGTCGTGCGGGCTCACCCCGAACAGCTCGACGAGCGGCCTCATTTCGCCTCTGGACGCGAAGGGCAATCAGCTGGGGCCGCAGTACGTCAATAATCCGAATGGGACGCGGGATTTCGTGCCCTTCGGTCCGGGCGCCGGCAACGCCTCAAACTACTTCAGCAATTATGCCTATCAGCGTCCGTCCGAACGCATAAATGCGGGTGGCTTTGTGAGCTTGGACATCGCGCCAGACGCCGAAGTCTATGCATCAGGTATCTGGTTCCGTGACAAATCGTACAACAATTACCCGGCGATCGCGGGCGGGAAGGTTCAGGTAAACTGCAGCAACCCATTCCTGTCGGGTTCTCAGGCTACCGCGCTTTGCGGCGCCAATGCGGGCACGGGGACGTCCGTTCCGATCGACCTGCGCTATCGTCTCGGCGAGGGCAACGATCAGCCCGATTCTTATTTGAACACCGGTGTTCGCCTGACAGGCGGCGTTCGCGGTAAGGTCGGCAGCGCGTGGACGTACGACGTGGGCGGCGTCTACGCTCGCAATCATCAGGA from Sphingomonas faeni encodes:
- a CDS encoding SIS domain-containing protein, yielding MHEASPPPITPPPIAEAATLMFREAAESSEAVARMLATNAAAFAALGARLRAAPPAVVVTCARGSSDHSAVYGKYLIWTKTGIPVAAAAPSVVSIYDAPLGARNTLCIAVSQSGRSPDLLAAVAAQKAAGAHVVAFVNDETSPLAETADTLIPLCAGPEKSVAATKSYICSLAAFAALTAEWADDDVLRSAVAALPADLGRAWALDWSDAVAPLRTATNLFVIARGVGFGIANEAALKMKETCALHAESFSSAEVRHGPMQLVEDGFPLLALATSDAAGNGVREAAREFAERGAAVLLADAGLDGSSDDGVLPALKAHPAIEPILMIQSFYRMVNALSLARGFNPDAPSHLSKVTRTL
- a CDS encoding copper homeostasis protein CutC, coding for MSGPEDMARGARPILEVCVEDLQGVDAAIAGGADRIELCAALAVGGLTPPASLIRVAASASDASGVPVHLLARPREGGFVYTTREQALIADDIRTAADAGLAGIVIGALDADHRLDLPALAGWAAHAKSLGDARGRPLSLTLHRVFDLCRDMPDALESAVTLGFDRILTSGGTPKAIDGVKMLAALHRQAAGRIIVLAGSGVSPETLPAILVTGVREVHASCRAPITTPADPAELRFGFTSAGRSATDRDAVERLANMVAGHPALE
- a CDS encoding N(4)-(beta-N-acetylglucosaminyl)-L-asparaginase; the protein is MIPFVTNRAHARSGAATDASATGAMVLSTWDFGAAANAVAFAQLAKGGSLIDAVEAGAMVPEADPTNHSVGYSGYPDRDGHVTLDAVIMDDVGGVGAVAALENTMHAISVARRVMERTPHTFLVGEGATRFARDQGFPQQSLLTPESEKAWRDWLKTAKYQPEANSENRITRTPGGALDHDTIGLLARTADGRMAGACTTSGMAFKMRGRVGDSPQVGSGLYVEAGVGGATSTGLGEEVTRVAGSARVVASMRGGSTPQQACEEVVRHIAKLRGDAIRGVQVGFLALDTKGNVGAFCLLPGFTYAVTDARGKTTVLKARSLFQA